One Littorina saxatilis isolate snail1 linkage group LG1, US_GU_Lsax_2.0, whole genome shotgun sequence genomic window carries:
- the LOC138981652 gene encoding uncharacterized protein isoform X2: MLCTTLTRGVSQKLSACTMWLVTLLAMLTTCTGSQPSSADYLGYGNSYNFTAKRVFSGTSSQCSLCILTNDPDSCPGCSASKSAIVPVHAMKRSDDAEDLLLGGDSEGEEEVASVAKRTVNGCTCCAHSHNTNKYCCAVCNG; encoded by the coding sequence AGGTGTGAGCCAGAAGCTGTCGGCCTGTACCATGTGGCTGGTCACCCTGCTAGCCATGCTGACTACCTGCACTGGCTCCCAACCCTCCTCCGCAGACTACCTGGGCTACGGTAACAGCTACAACTTCACCGCCAAGCGAGTCTTCTCCGGCACCAGCAGTCAGTGCAGCCTCTGCATCCTCACCAACGATCCTGACAGCTGCCCGGGGTGCTCGGCTTCCAAGTCCGCCATCGTCCCTGTACACGCCATGAAGAGGAGCGACGACGCGGAGGACTTGCTGCTGGGGGGAGACTCGGAAGGGGAAGAAGAGGTTGCCTCGGTTGCCAAGCGCACCGTAAACGGGTGCACGTGTTGCGCTCACAGCCACAACACCAACAAGTACTGCTGCGCCGTGTGCAACGGCTAG
- the LOC138981652 gene encoding uncharacterized protein isoform X1, producing the protein MLCTTLTRGVNQKLSACTMWLVTLLAMLTTCTGPQPSSAEALLDSIFPSDYLGYGNSYNFRAKRVFSDTSSQCSLCILTYDPDSCLRCWASKSAIIPVHAMKRSDDAEDLLLGGDSEGEEEVASVAKRAYGYGTVGCTCCAHSKNTNQYCCNLCRASTKRSGQRSMTSGSSSTSGSSYASGSPVTSTRQRWQPIYTSPLFRGNTNRKNYRSWQY; encoded by the coding sequence AGGTGTGAACCAGAAGCTGTCGGCCTGTACCATGTGGCTGGTCACCCTGCTAGCCATGCTGACAACCTGCACTggcccccaaccctcctccgcAGAGGCGCTCCTCGACTCTATCTTCCCCAGCGACTACCTGGGCTATGGTAACAGCTACAACTTCCGCGCCAAGCGAGTCTTCTCCGACACCAGCAGTCAGTGCAGCCTCTGCATCCTCACCTACGATCCTGACAGCTGCCTGAGGTGCTGGGCTTCCAAGTCCGCCATCATCCCTGTACACGCCATGAAGAGGAGCGACGACGCGGAGGACTTGCTGCTGGGGGGAGACTCGGAAGGGGAAGAAGAGGTTGCCTCGGTTGCCAAGCGCGCCTACGGGTATGGAACCGTGGGCTGCACGTGTTGCGCTCACAGCAAGAACACCAACCAGTACTGCTGCAACCTGTGCCGAGCCTCCACCAAGCGCAGCGGCCAGAGGTCTATGACGTCAGGGTCCTCCTCTACGTCAGGTTCCTCCTATGCGTCAGGTTCTCCCGTGACGTCAACTAGGCAACGCTGGCAGCCTATTTACACCAGTCCTTTGTTTCGCGGTAATACTAACAGAAAAAACTACCGATCCTGGCAGTATTGA